The genomic segment TCATCGGCGTCCCCGTCTCCTCAGGCGGCCGCTCGAACCACTCGCGgatcgcgagcgtcgcgcgcgcggtgctcgtggccgcgatcgcgtgcacctgcgtcgcggccggcgcgAACCACGTGCTTCACAGGATATCGTTCGAGCCCCACGCCAACGGGATCAAGTCCTTCCTGGGATGGGCCCCCGACGGCCTCGACGTGCCCCTCAACCCGCCGGAGGTgaccctcctcgccgcctgccacctcgtccccgagcgcgtGCCCGCGTTCCGCACCGCGATCAACTCGTGGATCAAGGCTGCGCACGACGAGAACGGGCTGAAGAGGTCCTTCGATAAGGTGATCCTCGTCGACTGGTCCTCCGAGGCGGACCTCTGGGGCGAGACCGCGAAAGcgtggggcggcgccgggattCCAACCCCGCTCTCCTTCTACAAGGTGTACGGAACCAACGGCGAACCGCTCAAGTGgcagctcgccaaggcggtcAACTTCGGCCTCTCCAAGGTGACCACCGACACCGTCCTCAAGGTTGACTGCGATACCtacgtcgagcgcggcttgCTCGAGCTCAACCCCCTCCAGAAccacgccggcgaccgcAAGATCTTTCGGTACGGCGACTACCGCAGCGCGAAGGACGAGAACGAGATCCACATCAACGGGTGCATCATGGCGCGGATGGACACGCTGCGCGCGGTGAACATGTacgacgagcgcctgcaGCAGTACGGCTGGGACGACTCCAACCTCTACGATCGCCTGCGCGATAGCGGCGCGCAGGATCTCAACATCACCCGGCGCAACGCCGCGGGTCACACGTACATCACGCACGTCTGGCACCCGCACAGCGAGATGTCGCAGGATGCGCGAGTGGGCGCGTCGTGCGTTAACCGATGCGCCGTGAACCGCCTGGAGCGTTACAACCCCTGGAAGAACCAGCAGCGCGCGGAGTACAACGAGATCGCCGAGGCGCCCCCCAACATCCCGAGCAGCATCACCTTCCACTCCTACCGCGGAGGTTCGCTGCCGTCGGTGCTGGACATTCTCGGAAAGGAGACGGCGGATCTACTCGCCACGTACTGCAAGAACTCGCAGTACGCTGCGGCGAAGTGCTACGGGTGGAGCGACTGGAGCGACGGTTGGGACTTCAAGGAGGAGCCCGACACGGACAAGGATGTTCGATGGGCGACggagaagctcaaggcgatgtgagcggcggcgaggcggaggcgcgcaaACGAGGATCCTTTCCTTTGGGGTGGAGATGGAGACCGAAAGAGGttgtcctcggcgcgcgtcggcgacgcgacttAGAAGTTAATTTCTCATCATTCAATCAAACAACGATTGTACACGACGTCTCGCCCTACTCGAACAGTTCCCACTCCCACCCACCCACCCCGCGCTGTTGGCACATagttcgcctcctccccaAAAAACCCTCGGAGTCAGAGCTCGCCGCctctcctcgcgcgggtcccgcgagcctgcacctcctcgccccgcgACTTCCCGGAACCCCGCACTCCCCGCCGGAGGGCGTCTTTGGCGAACCCCGcactcctcgccgccttcgccccgcccccgcccgcggcgagcgcgtcgaacctcgccgtctcctccgcctgcgtCTTCGCGCGATCCGCCGCGAATCGCTCCGAACGCTCGAACCGCTCGCCACGAAAATGTTCcatgagctcgtccacgtccctcgcgcagagcgccccgtcgccgtcgccgtcgaacgacCGGaccatcgcctccgcctcctggTCCGCGGAGAGCGAGTGGGTGTGTTTGATAAGGGCGTCTCGGACGTCGgacgcggtcaccgcgccgtcgccgtcggtgtcGAGCGCTTCGAAGGACCCGCAGGCGGTGACGAGTTCGAGCCACCGCCTGCGGCAGAGGTGTCGCATGACGAGGTTCTTGAACGGGATGCCGTCGCTGCCGCTGAtggccaccgtcgcgggctcGCAATGctcgtcgtcttcctcgcagtcgtccgcgagccccgcggcgagcctccTGCCGATGTCTCGAAACACGGGgatgtcgtcggcgccgtcgagcaaCCCGGCCCACGTCACGACGCGGTACCGGCGGTTCGGgtcgaacgcctcgccgaacacggcgtccacgcgccaCGACGACTCCTCTGCGGGATCGACGTCGACTTCCCGGCCGGCGGCCGTACccgaggcgccgccccggccgcccgcgcccgacgactCAGACGACGACTCAGACGACGATTCAGACGACGACTCCGGCGACTCCGGCGACTCCGGGGACTCATCCggcgactccgacgacgcgcgcgacaccgcgacgcccgcgtcccaCTGGAGGTACCCACCCCAgctcccgcccgcgcgggtcacgcgcacgcgctccgcctcggagaaggcgatcgccgcggacagcTCCGAGCCGTACATCTCGAGCGTGACGATGTTATTCTCAAACggaacctcggcgacgaggtcgccgtACGTCAACGGTTCGCCTCCGTACGCGACGTTACCCCGGATGCCGCCGCTGTTGTACAGGCACACGTCCGCGCGGCACTCGTCCCGTAAGATCGTGGCGAAGAGGGTGCCGAGCGAGCactgcgcgacgcgagcgtcccTGGACGATAACGGCGTTAAcccgagcctcgccgcgtgctcgtGGAGGCTGAGCGTGTGCTGATTCAGCCCCCTGAGCACCTCGCTGCGTCGCCAGATGTCCGCGTCGATTCCCGGGTCCGTCCTGTACCCCCTGAGCGAGTACATCCGcgccgagacgacgacgccggagcccgGCCGGCGGACCGTCACCTCGGTGCCAatctcggcgccgggcgcgacggaggcgggcgcgacgtggAGGTCGTGCGCGTGCCCGTGGTTCAACGCGACgttcgtcgagggcgcggggtcggcgcaCGAAggtcggtcgtcgtcgtccgtcgtcgtcgtcgtcgtccgttccgccggcgccgacccggggtccgcgacgacgttgtTCCTCCACAAACCGCCCTCACCGAAATCGTCCCTGTTtttcctccccgccgccgacgcctcagTCGCCGCttcagtcgccgccgccgccgcagccgccgccgccgccgcctccgcggtgcacTCCCCGCCCCTgtccgcgccgatcgtcgagctcgggtccgcgcccggcgcctccaccaccaccaccacgacGTTCTCCGCGTCCATGCCCGCCTTGACGCACAGCGTCCCGGCGAGATCGTTGACGCATTCCGTGTCCGACGACCGtccgacgctcgccgccgcgttcgcgccgtggCCCATCCTCCCCGCGAACGGCGTGTGCTCGTGACCGCCGAGGATCACCGCAATCTCGGgaacctcctccgcgagcctcgcgtcctcggggAGGGTCTGGTGCGTCAAAgccacgacggcgtcgcagaggggcgcgacgcgtttgGCGTGTTCCCTCGCGAccgggacggcgtcggcgaagaccACGCCTCGGGGTTTACGCGCCGAGGACAGCGGCGTTGACGTGGTGCACACGCCGATGAGGCCGACGGTGACGTTCCCGACGGTCACcacgcgcgaacgcgggaggcggtcgaggaacgcgctcgtcgcctcctcctccacgtcctcctccacgtcctcccccccgtcctcctccccatccgccgcgccgccgccgccgcgacgacgacgaccgacgGAGAGTTCGGGGTGAGGGACGGACGCttcggacgcgagcgccgccgccgcggcggcggcgg from the Micromonas commoda chromosome 15, complete sequence genome contains:
- a CDS encoding predicted protein — encoded protein: MAPFNEDAPLLDAKASGAERAFIGVPVSSGGRSNHSRIASVARAVLVAAIACTCVAAGANHVLHRISFEPHANGIKSFLGWAPDGLDVPLNPPEVTLLAACHLVPERVPAFRTAINSWIKAAHDENGLKRSFDKVILVDWSSEADLWGETAKAWGGAGIPTPLSFYKVYGTNGEPLKWQLAKAVNFGLSKVTTDTVLKVDCDTYVERGLLELNPLQNHAGDRKIFRYGDYRSAKDENEIHINGCIMARMDTLRAVNMYDERLQQYGWDDSNLYDRLRDSGAQDLNITRRNAAGHTYITHVWHPHSEMSQDARVGASCVNRCAVNRLERYNPWKNQQRAEYNEIAEAPPNIPSSITFHSYRGGSLPSVLDILGKETADLLATYCKNSQYAAAKCYGWSDWSDGWDFKEEPDTDKDVRWATEKLKAM
- a CDS encoding predicted protein, producing MTSTATMTASARGRVACSPRAARAPLSGRHGWRPRLNRARGSSRRRARLAAVVLASRRGDAPAGGSGETRRLKIFSVNDGERRTARGETRRFVGNLINPRVPARTAREGIPPRSMGMEKVYELHNLSALRCFIQDNLEPGEEFLCTLNGDFLSPSLLSSLDLGAAAVSAMNAVPVTHACLGNHEFDHSIEVLGQRLAELDCDVVNTNVFACPPGEEDASAAAAAAALASEASVPHPELSVGRRRRGGGGAADGEEDGGEDVEEDVEEEATSAFLDRLPRSRVVTVGNVTVGLIGVCTTSTPLSSARKPRGVVFADAVPVAREHAKRVAPLCDAVVALTHQTLPEDARLAEEVPEIAVILGGHEHTPFAGRMGHGANAAASVGRSSDTECVNDLAGTLCVKAGMDAENVVVVVVEAPGADPSSTIGADRGGECTAEAAAAAAAAAAATEAATEASAAGRKNRDDFGEGGLWRNNVVADPGSAPAERTTTTTTDDDDRPSCADPAPSTNVALNHGHAHDLHVAPASVAPGAEIGTEVTVRRPGSGVVVSARMYSLRGYRTDPGIDADIWRRSEVLRGLNQHTLSLHEHAARLGLTPLSSRDARVAQCSLGTLFATILRDECRADVCLYNSGGIRGNVAYGGEPLTYGDLVAEVPFENNIVTLEMYGSELSAAIAFSEAERVRVTRAGGSWGGYLQWDAGVAVSRASSESPDESPESPESPESSSESSSESSSESSGAGGRGGASGTAAGREVDVDPAEESSWRVDAVFGEAFDPNRRYRVVTWAGLLDGADDIPVFRDIGRRLAAGLADDCEEDDEHCEPATVAISGSDGIPFKNLVMRHLCRRRWLELVTACGSFEALDTDGDGAVTASDVRDALIKHTHSLSADQEAEAMVRSFDGDGDGALCARDVDELMEHFRGERFERSERFAADRAKTQAEETARFDALAAGGGGAKAARSAGFAKDALRRGVRGSGKSRGEEVQARGTRARRGGEL